In Dehalococcoidia bacterium, one genomic interval encodes:
- a CDS encoding deoxyribonuclease IV, with translation MVRVGAHIKTAGGPLTCFQRALDMGAETMQIFLTPPQQWRSSRVEPEVAAEFRARLADSPISPVFVHGVYLINLATADKTMLLRSTSNLKSAMRTCGEMNIQGVIFHLGSHKGMGLDAVFEQICTAITEILRETPEQVQLVLENSAGAGANIGSKWADLGRIIRQVGSDRVRVCLDTQHAYAEGYDLASAEGLALAMEEFQREVGWDRLVAVHANDSKVELGKERDRHENIGYGLIGRDGFARIMAHPAFKDLPFILEVPGMDNTGPDKPNLDALKEIRASLQG, from the coding sequence CGCCCTGGACATGGGCGCCGAGACGATGCAGATCTTCCTAACGCCGCCCCAGCAGTGGCGCAGCTCCAGGGTCGAGCCTGAGGTGGCGGCCGAGTTCAGGGCCCGGCTCGCAGACTCGCCCATCTCCCCCGTCTTCGTGCACGGCGTCTACCTGATCAACCTCGCGACCGCGGACAAGACGATGCTCCTCCGCTCCACGAGCAACCTCAAGTCGGCCATGCGCACCTGCGGTGAGATGAACATCCAGGGCGTCATCTTCCACCTGGGCAGCCACAAGGGCATGGGCCTCGACGCGGTCTTCGAGCAGATCTGCACCGCTATCACCGAGATCCTGAGGGAGACCCCGGAGCAGGTCCAACTCGTGCTCGAAAACTCGGCCGGCGCCGGCGCCAACATCGGCTCCAAGTGGGCCGACCTCGGCCGCATCATCCGCCAGGTCGGCAGCGACCGCGTCCGCGTCTGCCTCGACACCCAGCACGCTTATGCCGAAGGCTACGACCTAGCCTCCGCTGAAGGCCTTGCGCTCGCCATGGAGGAGTTCCAGCGCGAGGTGGGCTGGGACCGGCTCGTCGCCGTCCACGCCAACGACTCCAAGGTCGAGCTCGGCAAGGAGCGCGACCGCCACGAGAACATCGGCTATGGCCTCATCGGCCGTGACGGTTTCGCGCGCATCATGGCCCATCCCGCCTTCAAGGACCTCCCTTTCATCCTAGAGGTCCCCGGCATGGATAACACCGGCCCTGACAAGCCCAACCTGGACGCCCTCAAAGAGATCCGCGCCAGCCTCCAAGGGTAG
- a CDS encoding amidase, which translates to MASLTDLTLTEASALIERLEVSPVELTDACIARSEALDPALHAYITPTFESARLEAKAAEAEIAGGRRRGPLHGIPFALKDLYETAGVRTTAGSKLREDFVPAEDARVVALLKEAGVVQLGKLNMHEWALGATNINRYFPSPRNPWDPARITGGSSGGSGVAIAAGMCLGTLGSDTGGSIRIPSALCGTTGLKPTYGRVSLRGVVPLSWSLDHAGPMARSANDCALILQAIAGFDPEDPASIDHPVDDYASRIGDGVRGLRVGVPTNFFFDEEAVDAEVAAAARAAVEVLRGLGAVVREVEVPDVVRGARANGTILIADAAAYHDENLREHADAIQQTVLARLQNGASITGPAYARARRTQAEFQAALRRLFREIDLLAAPTTPVTAQPFPEDGDVPAASSALTRHTGPFNIAGLPSISVPCGFSSEGLPMGLMLTGRWWEEALVLRAAHAYQGATDWHARRPPV; encoded by the coding sequence ATGGCATCACTTACAGACCTCACGCTGACCGAAGCATCGGCACTGATCGAGCGGCTGGAGGTATCACCGGTCGAGCTGACGGACGCCTGCATCGCCCGCTCGGAGGCCCTCGATCCGGCGTTGCACGCCTACATCACTCCAACGTTCGAGAGCGCGCGGCTGGAGGCGAAGGCGGCGGAAGCGGAGATTGCGGGCGGCCGGAGGCGAGGGCCTCTGCACGGCATCCCCTTCGCCCTCAAGGATCTGTACGAGACGGCGGGCGTGCGGACGACGGCCGGGTCGAAGCTGCGGGAGGACTTCGTGCCGGCCGAGGACGCGCGGGTGGTGGCGTTGCTGAAAGAGGCGGGCGTGGTGCAGCTCGGCAAGCTCAACATGCACGAGTGGGCACTGGGCGCGACGAACATCAACCGATACTTCCCATCGCCGCGAAACCCCTGGGACCCGGCGCGCATCACGGGCGGTTCGAGCGGCGGCTCGGGCGTGGCGATTGCGGCCGGGATGTGCCTGGGAACGCTGGGTTCGGACACCGGCGGCAGCATCCGCATCCCATCGGCCCTCTGCGGCACCACGGGCCTCAAACCGACGTACGGGCGGGTCAGCCTGCGAGGCGTCGTGCCGCTCTCGTGGTCGCTCGACCACGCCGGGCCCATGGCGCGCAGCGCGAACGACTGTGCCCTCATCCTGCAGGCCATCGCCGGCTTTGACCCGGAAGACCCGGCGAGCATCGACCACCCGGTTGACGACTATGCCTCCAGGATCGGGGACGGCGTGCGGGGGCTCCGCGTCGGCGTCCCGACAAACTTCTTCTTCGACGAGGAGGCCGTGGACGCCGAGGTAGCGGCGGCGGCGCGGGCGGCCGTCGAGGTGCTGCGGGGGCTGGGGGCGGTTGTCAGGGAAGTCGAGGTGCCCGACGTCGTGCGCGGGGCGCGGGCCAACGGCACGATCCTGATCGCGGACGCGGCCGCCTACCACGACGAGAACTTACGCGAGCACGCCGACGCTATCCAGCAGACGGTGCTGGCGCGCCTGCAGAACGGCGCGAGCATCACCGGTCCGGCCTACGCGCGCGCCCGGCGCACACAGGCGGAGTTCCAGGCCGCCTTGCGGCGCCTCTTCCGGGAAATAGACCTGCTGGCCGCGCCCACGACCCCGGTGACGGCGCAGCCTTTTCCGGAAGACGGTGACGTGCCTGCGGCCAGCAGCGCGCTGACCCGCCACACCGGCCCCTTCAACATAGCCGGCCTGCCGTCGATCTCCGTGCCCTGTGGTTTCTCGAGCGAGGGGCTGCCGATGGGGCTGATGCTGACGGGCCGCTGGTGGGAGGAGGCGCTGGTGCTGCGCGCCGCCCACGCATACCAGGGGGCGACGGACTGGCACGCGCGGCGGCCGCCCGTTTAG